Genomic segment of Streptomyces longhuiensis:
GTGAGAGTCACCGAGGTGGTGCTGTGGGCGGCAATGGTCACCCGTTCATCGGAGAGGGAGAAGGCCTCCGCCGCGACGGCGGCGTTGACCGCCAGATCGAGACTGACCGGGGCATCGCCGGGATTGGTGTACGTCACCTTCTGGACGTCGGTCTGTGCGGGCTTCGTGGGCCAGGCGTGGAAACCGGAGTAGGCGCTGGCGGAAGCGAAGACGGGGGCGTGCACGGCCGCCAGGGCGTCGAGCCGTCCGCTGCCCGCCTGGTAGGGGGTGTACGACGGGGTGGCCTTGGTGCTGCTGACGAGCGCGTCCTTCAGCTGCGGACCGGTCCAGTCGGGGTGGGCTGCGGCCAGCAGCGCGGCGGCACCGGCGACGTGCGGCGTCGCCATCGACGTGCCGCTCATCGTCGTGTAGTGGCCGGAGCCGGCCGAACTGTCCTTGGAGCGAGCGGCCAGGATGTCGACTCCGGGGGCGGTGATTTCGGGCTTCAGCCCTCCGTCGACGTTACGCGGTCCCTGGCTGGAGAAGTCGGCGAGGTGATCCGCCGAGTCGACGGCACCGACGGTCAGCGCGGAGTCCGCGGCACCGGGGCTGCTGATGTTGTGCGGGCCGGCGTTGCCCGCCGCGACGACGAACAAGGCGCCGGTCTCGGCGCTGAGCTGGTTGACCGCCTGGCTCAGCGGGTCGGTGCCGTCGCCGGCGCTGCCCAAACTCATGCTGATGATCTTGGCTTGCTGGTCTCGGGCGGCCCATTCCATGCCCTCGATGAGCCAGGACTCCTGCCCCTGGCCCCTGCCGTTGAGTACCTTTCCGACATCCAGCTGGGCACCGGGGGCGACGCCCCGCTCCTTTCCGTCGGAGGCGCTGCCGGTGCCGGCGATCGTCGAGGCGACGTGGGTGCCGTGGCCGACGTAGTCGGTCATCTCCTGCTCGCCCGGCACGAAGCTGGCGGTGGCGTCGAACTTCCCGACCAGGTCGGGATGTTCGGTGTCCACACCGGTATCGAGTACTGCGACCTTGACGCCCTTGCCGGTGTCCCCCTGCTCCCAGACCTGCCGCGCGCCGATCTGAGCGGTCGAGTCGGCCAGGTCGGCCTTCACCTTGCCGTCGAGCCAGACCTTGGCGATACCACCCTCGAAGGCCGGGTTCGCCGATCGGGCCGCCGCGCCGGAACCGCCGGTGAGCGCGGACCAGAACGCCGACGCCTGCTCGCGCTTCTGCCCGAGGGCCGCGCCCTGGATGCTGTCCAGCTGGCGGGCGACGGTCGAGCCGGCCACCTTCGGCCGGGTCCGGGATTTGGCGGCGGCGTCGGTGTAGCGGACGAGGAGCGGCAGCCGTTTGGCGTGCGCGTCGTCGTAGCCGTCAGCGATCAGCTGCGTCACGTTGAACAGCTGCTTGTCGAGCTTGCCCGCGCTGACGTAGGGCAGGGCGGCGTCGGGGTAGACATACGTCGAGCCGTCGATGACTGAGCGGTGGAAACCGGTGGTGGTTCCCTTCGGGCTTTCGAAGGACCGGATGGCGGTGCCGTCGGCGGAGGTGCCGATCGTGACCTTGTCACCGGTGATCAGGGTGACGCTGTGCGTGCCGCCGCTTCCTGCCGGCTGGTGAACGGCACCCACGGACGGCATGGAACCGGTGTCCGCCGGTACCGCGGCGGTGGCCGGTATGACCCCTATCGTCAGAGCGGCGACCGCGGCAAGCGCGATCGGCCCTGGCCGGGAAATGGGAACGCTGGGCAAGGAGACCCCTCGGGTGAGCTGAAACGCAAGAGCACGTACGTTGTCGGGCACCCTCCGCCACCACCTGGGGGTTCATGTGTCGATCACGTACCCGGGCCCAGGGTTGCATCGGTCATGTGACTGCATGACCAACTCGTGGCTGCTCAGGTACCCGTGCGCCGTCGACTCCTGCTGACTGTGCGCTCACCCTCACCTGCGAACGCTACGATCTCGACCTGATTCGGCCTGGCCCGAAGGACGACATTCCGGAAGGATCACATCAAGCTGTCGTGGTCTGCTGACAGACCTCGCGTATTCCCGACAGGCATGTGACCGTCTGTTTCACGCGGGGAATCGCGACTTCTTGTCCTCATCATGGGCTTCGTGTGGGGCAGTAACCCACCGCCGAGTGGAGGCGTTTGCGCGTCTACGAGCGGCACCGGCACTGGTCGGCACCGTCACAGCACCGGCCACCGACGCGTCCTCAGCCTCCCGCTGAGCCATTGAGGAGTACCAGGCCGAGAGGGGTGAGGCTGTGAAGCATGGAGTTCCGGTGGCGGAGAGAGCGGATCAGTCCGGCTTCGCGAAGAATGGTTGCGTGTTCGCTTGCGCTCGCTGGTGCGATACCTGCGCGAGCAGCCAATTCCTTGGTGGAACAGCCTTGGTGCTCCGCGATGGTGGTGAGCACCGTAGTGCGCGTACGGCCCAGAAGCGTCGACGCACCGGAGGGGCTTGCCTGGCCAGGCGAAGAAGCAAGGGCGGTGAGCTCACGGAGGCGCTGATCCGGGCTAACGGGATAGCTCACGGCGACCGGCCGGCCGTCAGTGACGATGGCGCGTGTGCAGAACATCGACGGGATGAGCAGGAACCCTTCCCCGTCCAGGTAAAGATCCCGGTCGGCGCCGCTCATCATTCGGACTTCCAGAACTGGCGAGTTCCACTGCATCCATTGGGGGTTGGCCTGGGTCAGCAGCTGCTCGACACCGCCGGTGAGCCATTGCTGCGCGCGCAGAGTCCGATCGACCGCCAGGAGTTCGGTGAACTGGGCCCAGTACGGAGCGAGCAGGCAGGTGTGGAGATGGCTGAGCCCTGTGCAGAGCTCAGCAAACAAAGATGCATCGTCCGCTAGACGGCGGGCCCACCCAGGTAGCGAGGGATGACGATGTGCTGTTTCCAGCAGACTCTTCCTTACGCGCTCGCGAGGCGTGCTGCGCACCTGTTCCAAAAGTTCTTCAATAGCTCCCACTTTGGTAGGGCTTATGAAGCCTGGCGAATATCCCACAGCAGGCATGAGGGCCAGGGCCATACGAGCTTGCGCAGACAGCTGTGCGCGAGCACGATGTCGCCAGGCATCGAGCCAGGCGGGCTGGCTGCGACTCTGCAGGGCTCGCGCTGCAAGTTCCAGCTCATGCAGCGGCATCGGCGCCTCGGCCACACGTGTCCGGGCCAGATCCTGAACCGTGAAATGTATGCGGTAGACCATGACAGCCTGTGGCGCTCCATTCGGAATGTCGTTCTTCAGGTCAGGCCGAATCAGGTCGAGATCGTAGCGATCAAGGGCGAAGCTGAGCCCACCAGCCACCGACATGCTAAGACGATGTCCTACATGGTGAGTTTGAGGAGCCGTTTGTAACAGCAGAGGGCTGCGGCGAGGCCGAGAAGGGCCAGGTAGTCGGCGGGTTGGCGCTCGTAACGAGGGCTGAGTCTGCGGTAGCCCGTCAGCCACGACATCGTCGATCACCCACCTGCGGCGCCCTAATCGTTCGCTGGACTCGACACCCTTGCGGGCGATGCGGACCCCGATGCGCTTGCCCCAGAGCCATCGCCGCAGGTGAGGGATGTCGTAGGCCTTGTCTCCGTGAAGGCGTTGTGGCTTGAAGTAGCGTCCGCGGTAGGGGTCATGTCTCGTTTGGTGACCCTCGACCATGGGTTTCAGCGGGTGCTGCGGCCCGGAACTCGTATGCCCGCAGTGCCAGCCCGCCACGACGCCAGCCGGGGGGACGCCAGCTCCGTCCGCCGCTCTGACCCATCTGGCCCGGCACGCCCGCCTCGACTCACTCCAGCTGCACCTTCGGACGTGCCAGTGCCACGAGCGCGGAACCGTGTGGGCGACATGCTTTCCTATCTCGCCGCGACCCTCCCCTCCCCCACTGACCCACAGGAGCGACTACTCACCCTGCAATGCTCATTGCGCGCCGACGGCTTCGGCCCTGTCCTGCTCCCGCGCGGCCTCCTGCGCAGCATGCACCTGAACGGCGAGGGCGTGTGGTGGCGCAAGCTGGAGCAGTCCCACTGGCTGCACCGGCCGCCCCCCTCATCCGGGCACAGGGCCACCGTTCAGCTGCTGGATGCAGCCCTGCTCAGCCCCGGGCCGGAACGCCGCAGCCGGGCCCGCGCCGCCGACTGGGCCCTACGGCCCGTACACTCGCGCTACGCAACCGCGGCTCCAGCCTGCAACTGACCGCGGTGGTGCTGACCGCTCGCACCTCCCCGGGCGGGGCACACGCCACCGCAGACGCCGGCCAGGTGGCTCGCAGCTGTGGGCTGACGGACAGCCAGCTCGTCACGGCGTCAAGCAACTCACCACGGCCGGAGCACTTTCCGCCTGGACACTCGATGCCACGATGGATGATCTGGCCTGGCAAGCCAGCCAGGCAGGCACCGGACCGCGTATCCGCACGCCAAAGCACACAAGCCCAGGAAGAACCGGGGCCCCATCGGAACCAGATGTTGTAGCGCAGACAGCCTTATGCCACGACGGGCAGACGCGCGATGCGCGATACGGAACCCCAACAACTCGACTTGCTAGCAGGCATATTGCCCGGCTGTCGAGAGCGCCGGTATGCAGCTCCTCGCCGACCCTCCACGCAGGGGCAGACGGGATGATGCGCACGGCTCGCCTGGAGCCGTGCGACTCACCCACACGACCGAAGGCGCCTCCGGCATTCAGGGCATCGGCAAGATGCTCAACTGACACTCCCCCGCAGACCAGCACCGCTGCCACGGCGACCGGCGTCGGCACCCAGCCGATCAAGGTGCAGCTCACCGAGACGCTCCGCCGCGATCCGCCGGTACGCACTCTGCGTCGCATCGCGGTCTGCGACATCCGCATTGACGGACGGGACATCGCCGAAGGCGATCTGGTCCTGCTCGAGACCGCCGCAAGCGATGCCGGCGGCGTCGTCGAACCACTCGCTTTCGGGGGCACCGCCGCGGATCTGTCCAGGGCGAGAGCAGGCGCTGGCCCTGGCATCCTCATGCAGTGAGCGCAGGCGACTCCGCTCTCCCCTGCAGCCCGCTACGGAGACTGACCACGGCGTATGACGACGACTGCACAGTGGGCCCGGTCGAGGCCGGCGAACCGGCAATCGAGCGCCCGGCGCACGTGAGGGGGACAAAATGCTGTGCCGCCGACGCCAAGTGCCCGAACGGTGGATGATCGCGAAGCGTGCCTGGATGAGCGGATCGGTCTCGATCACGCAGGTAAGCGTGCTGCCGGACACCTACCGCGTCACTCGCACGTCCTGAGAGTGGGCGTCCGGCCGCCTAGTAGCCGCCGTGGTGGTGGCGTTCCTCCTCGACCACGGGGGTGGCCGACGGCACCACCATGCGCCGTCGCCGGGCGATGCTGCTGTAGGTGACGACCCCGATGAGCCCCACCGCCATCATGATCAGGCCGACCAGTTTGAGGTTGACCCCGTCCATGTGCCAGTCGGTCGCGAAGGTGAGTACCGCCCCCGCGCCGAGCAGCATGATGCATCCGCCGAGTCCCATGAATCTCGCCTCCAGTCGATCGTGACGTCCTGTGCGCGTCGGGTACCCCAGTCCCGTCAAGTCACACAAGAGGGCCAGGAGTTCAGCCCTCCAGGTGTACGACGAGCGCGTTGGCGAGAAGGAAGACGGCGTGGCACGGGTGCCCTTGTCCGTCGCCTCGGTGCGTCGCGGGAGTTCAGTGCAGAACGCTTACCGCTCGGGCGATGACGAGGAGCGATGTCAGGAGCGCGGCGAGGCTCTGCACGCTCATCAATAGCTTGGCGCGCGTCGACAGCGGCCTGGTGACCGTCGGGCTGAAAGCCGTGATCTTCCCCGAGCTCATCGCGCAGGGACTCGAGCCGTGGAACGGCGTGCGCTGGGTCGCCGTCGCGGGCTCGTCGTCGCCCACGCACGCGGTCGACGCGACGCCCGGTATCGAACGGGCCGTGCACTCCCTGCTCGAACACCGTACATACATCGAGGTGTTGACGGACGACAA
This window contains:
- a CDS encoding winged helix-turn-helix domain-containing protein, whose product is MSVAGGLSFALDRYDLDLIRPDLKNDIPNGAPQAVMVYRIHFTVQDLARTRVAEAPMPLHELELAARALQSRSQPAWLDAWRHRARAQLSAQARMALALMPAVGYSPGFISPTKVGAIEELLEQVRSTPRERVRKSLLETAHRHPSLPGWARRLADDASLFAELCTGLSHLHTCLLAPYWAQFTELLAVDRTLRAQQWLTGGVEQLLTQANPQWMQWNSPVLEVRMMSGADRDLYLDGEGFLLIPSMFCTRAIVTDGRPVAVSYPVSPDQRLRELTALASSPGQASPSGASTLLGRTRTTVLTTIAEHQGCSTKELAARAGIAPASASEHATILREAGLIRSLRHRNSMLHSLTPLGLVLLNGSAGG
- a CDS encoding cytochrome P450 — encoded protein: MQLTETLRRDPPVRTLRRIAVCDIRIDGRDIAEGDLVLLETAASDAGGVVEPLAFGGTAADLSRARAGAGPGILMQ
- a CDS encoding DUF6458 family protein, which codes for MGLGGCIMLLGAGAVLTFATDWHMDGVNLKLVGLIMMAVGLIGVVTYSSIARRRRMVVPSATPVVEEERHHHGGY